The following are from one region of the Amblyraja radiata isolate CabotCenter1 chromosome 46, sAmbRad1.1.pri, whole genome shotgun sequence genome:
- the LOC116968756 gene encoding chymotrypsin-like elastase family member 1 has product MYTGLCSENNRVIGGTEAAPNAWPWQVSLQGLASYWYHTCGGTLIHNRWVLTAAHCVDSPTTTYRVVLGDHNIYEDDKTEQYIYVQYAIIHEGWNGDLAIGNDIALVYLAQDAVLNQHVQLGNLPDAGATLPNGYLCYVTGWGYTRNNGYVSSTLQQAAIRVVSYEVCSQPAWWGDYVNNNMVCAGGDGIIAGCQGDSGGPLNCEHNGIYYVHGATSFVAAAGCDTYMKPTVWTRVSAYIDWINNLRNELKVYPVYGKCLI; this is encoded by the exons ATGTATACAGGGCTCTGTTCTGAAAACAATCGAGTCATTGGAGGGACTGAGGCAGCTCCCAATGCGTGGCCATGGCAG GTTTCTCTTCAAGGTTTGGCTAGTTATTGGTACCACACCTGTGGAGGGACTTTAATTCATAACAGATGGGTGCTGACTGCTGCTCACTGTGTGGACAG TCCAACTACAACATACCGTGTCGTCCTGGGTGATCACAACATTTATGAGGATGATAAAACCGAACAGTACATTTACGTACAATATGCCATCATCCACGAAGGTTGGAATGGGGATCTTGCAATTGG GAATGATATTGCGCTGGTTTACCTGGCCCAGGATGCTGTCCTGAACCAACATGTCCAGCTTGGAAATTTGCCCGATGCAGGTGCTACCTTACCAAATGGCTATCTATGTTACGTCACTGGCTGGGGCTACACTAGAA ACAATGGATATGTTAGTTCTACTCTTCAACAAGCTGCTATCAGGGTTGTTTCCTATGAAGTATGTTCCCAGCCTGCCTGGTGGGGTGACTATGTTAACAACAACATGGTGTGTGCTGGAGGTGACGGCATCATTGCTGGTTGTCAG GGAGATTCTGGAGGTCCTCTGAATTGTGAGCATAATGGCATTTACTATGTCCATGGAGCCACAAGCTTTGTAGCTGCAGCAGGATGTGACACATACATGAAACCAACAGTATGGACCCGCGTCTCAGCTTACATCGACTGGATCAATAAT